A window from Gottschalkiaceae bacterium SANA encodes these proteins:
- a CDS encoding sugar kinase, with product MAKFVTMGEPLVVFIAKEEGLLKDVSLFEKGLAGAELNVAIGLSRLDHQVEYISKVGADPFGEYIKESIAEHQIATEKIQMVNSHQTGFYMKSKVASGDPDIAYYRKGSAASTIQVKDVMQLSFRNVNALHVTGISLALSESILQAEKYLVKEAAINEVPVFFDPNLRPQLWESEEVMKTVINEFAYMSDYFLPGISEAQRLTGLQSAEKIAQHYLIHGTKNIVIKLGAEGAYFASKEESGTIKGFLVKEVVDTVGAGDGFAVGLMSSLLEGYTIENAVCRGNAIGALAVMSEGDNSGLPSRDEMESFMAQHCQ from the coding sequence ATGGCGAAGTTTGTCACGATGGGAGAACCGCTTGTGGTTTTCATCGCAAAAGAAGAAGGGCTATTGAAAGATGTTTCATTGTTTGAGAAAGGATTGGCAGGGGCGGAATTGAATGTAGCGATCGGTTTGTCTCGTTTGGATCATCAGGTAGAGTATATTTCAAAGGTAGGGGCCGACCCTTTTGGTGAATATATTAAGGAATCCATTGCAGAGCATCAGATTGCGACAGAGAAAATCCAAATGGTGAATAGTCATCAAACGGGTTTTTATATGAAGTCGAAGGTTGCAAGCGGGGATCCAGATATCGCCTACTACCGAAAGGGTTCAGCTGCTTCCACGATTCAAGTAAAGGATGTAATGCAACTTTCCTTTCGAAATGTGAATGCCCTTCATGTAACGGGAATCAGTTTGGCCTTGTCTGAGTCGATTCTTCAAGCAGAAAAGTATCTAGTGAAGGAAGCTGCAATCAATGAGGTGCCGGTCTTCTTCGATCCAAATCTTCGACCGCAACTATGGGAATCAGAAGAAGTGATGAAGACAGTCATCAATGAATTTGCTTATATGAGTGATTACTTTCTGCCGGGTATATCTGAAGCACAGCGGCTAACGGGCCTTCAATCGGCAGAAAAGATTGCACAACATTATTTAATTCATGGAACAAAAAACATTGTGATTAAGTTGGGTGCAGAGGGCGCTTATTTTGCTTCGAAGGAAGAATCTGGAACAATCAAAGGGTTTTTGGTAAAGGAAGTTGTAGATACGGTGGGAGCTGGTGATGGATTTGCTGTTGGTTTGATGAGCAGTCTATTGGAAGGGTATACCATTGAAAATGCAGTTTGCCGCGGGAATGCCATTGGTGCTTTGGCTGTTATGTCAGAAGGCGACAATTCTGGATTACCGTCTCGAGATGAAATGGAAAGCTTTATGGCTCAACATTGCCAATAA
- a CDS encoding dicarboxylate/amino acid:cation symporter translates to MKKKKVSFAMLLLAASALGVIAGYVVGEPIAVIKPLGTLFTRLLFMLVPGLVFFSIASSFANIADIRKLSKWAGKIIGWFMLTTVIGTVIGTATGLFFKPGQGITLPDASYEVTKVSAQNYIEWIPSNAFGALADGNIIQIVFFAIFAGIAIVLMKNESHKDFLKTMLNAGQDLFLTIIKYVMYYAPIGIFALMASSVAAFKGSLLSEMSSFLTAYTVAFVLHIILVYFVMFWAITKLNPFTFFKKALPALITAFATTSSAGTMPVSLQATKDMGVDEELADFGIPLGVTFNMDSMALEIPLYIMLGMYAIGANPTVPQILQFVLLGVLFSIGCAGVPGGGIAIAVILVNTFGLPVEIVGWIAAVFFYLDVTGTAINVWGDMISTTIAAKTEGMLDEKKYNSIAAVGDTNSKAA, encoded by the coding sequence GTGAAAAAGAAAAAGGTAAGTTTTGCGATGCTGCTATTAGCGGCATCTGCATTGGGGGTTATTGCAGGTTATGTGGTTGGAGAACCGATCGCGGTAATTAAACCTCTTGGTACATTATTTACTCGTTTGCTATTTATGTTGGTGCCAGGACTCGTATTCTTTTCTATCGCATCATCGTTTGCCAACATTGCCGATATTCGAAAATTGAGCAAATGGGCTGGTAAAATCATCGGATGGTTTATGCTGACAACCGTCATCGGTACAGTGATCGGTACCGCAACAGGCTTGTTCTTTAAGCCGGGTCAAGGTATTACATTGCCCGACGCAAGCTATGAAGTAACAAAGGTCTCTGCTCAAAACTACATCGAATGGATTCCGAGTAACGCCTTTGGCGCTTTAGCGGATGGTAATATCATTCAAATTGTATTCTTTGCAATTTTTGCAGGCATTGCGATCGTTCTGATGAAAAATGAATCACATAAAGATTTTTTGAAGACGATGCTGAATGCGGGCCAAGATCTATTTTTAACAATTATCAAATACGTGATGTATTATGCGCCAATCGGAATCTTCGCCTTGATGGCTAGTTCAGTAGCGGCATTTAAAGGATCATTACTTTCTGAGATGTCTAGTTTCTTAACGGCTTATACGGTAGCATTTGTTCTACATATTATCCTCGTGTATTTCGTTATGTTTTGGGCAATTACAAAATTGAATCCTTTTACATTCTTTAAGAAAGCATTGCCAGCATTAATCACTGCATTTGCAACAACGAGCAGTGCCGGTACTATGCCAGTCTCCCTTCAAGCGACAAAGGATATGGGTGTTGATGAAGAGTTGGCGGATTTTGGTATTCCTCTAGGAGTAACCTTTAACATGGACTCCATGGCCTTGGAAATCCCACTTTATATCATGCTGGGCATGTACGCAATTGGAGCAAATCCAACGGTGCCACAAATTCTTCAATTCGTTTTGCTAGGTGTATTGTTCTCTATTGGTTGTGCCGGTGTACCGGGTGGTGGAATTGCAATTGCTGTCATCCTCGTCAATACATTTGGTCTTCCTGTTGAAATCGTAGGTTGGATTGCAGCCGTATTCTTCTACTTGGATGTAACTGGAACAGCGATAAACGTTTGGGGCGATATGATTAGTACGACAATTGCAGCCAAAACGGAAGGCATGTTGGATGAAAAGAAATATAACAGCATAGCAGCAGTTGGCGATACGAATTCCAAAGCTGCGTAA
- a CDS encoding pyridoxal phosphate-dependent aminotransferase yields the protein MKISNRALSGPASGIRHMFELARNYENVINLCIGEPGFGTPSNIIESACEALHQGHTKYTSNAGVLELRQALTKKLAEDNRIFVDPLKNIVVTTGAGEALMLSMLTLVNAGDEVIIPDPCWPNYYGHIGIAEGVAVPARSYEKDGFALTAEAIEKVITDKTKVLIINSPSNPTGAVIEEDELLKIGGLAKKHDFMIVSDEPYEKLIYDGNEHFSLGSVEEFKDYVITVNSFSKTYSMTGWRVGYAVGPESVIQPMVKLQENLSSCVNSAAQQACIEALSGPQSAVDEMVAEYKNRRDLLVNGINELPGFSCMAPKGAFYAFVNIQGLGVDSARAAEQILEEIQVVTTPGSAFGKAGEGYLRISFASSTEDIEEALKRLKKHFI from the coding sequence ATGAAAATTAGTAATCGTGCTTTAAGTGGTCCGGCATCAGGTATTCGTCATATGTTTGAACTGGCAAGAAACTATGAAAATGTGATTAATCTTTGTATTGGAGAACCGGGTTTTGGCACACCAAGCAATATCATCGAATCTGCATGTGAGGCTCTACACCAAGGACATACCAAGTATACATCCAATGCAGGTGTTTTAGAGTTGCGGCAAGCGTTAACAAAAAAATTGGCGGAAGATAACCGTATTTTTGTCGATCCTTTGAAGAATATCGTTGTAACAACGGGTGCAGGTGAAGCACTTATGCTTTCCATGCTGACACTTGTGAATGCTGGAGATGAAGTCATTATTCCTGATCCTTGCTGGCCGAATTACTATGGACATATCGGTATTGCAGAAGGTGTAGCCGTTCCAGCAAGATCTTATGAAAAGGATGGATTTGCCCTTACTGCTGAAGCAATTGAAAAAGTAATTACCGATAAGACAAAGGTGTTGATTATCAATTCGCCTTCCAACCCAACTGGGGCTGTGATTGAAGAGGATGAATTGTTGAAAATTGGTGGCTTGGCTAAAAAACATGATTTTATGATTGTTTCTGACGAGCCTTATGAAAAACTGATCTACGATGGAAATGAACATTTTAGTTTGGGTTCAGTAGAAGAGTTTAAAGACTATGTGATCACTGTGAACAGTTTTTCAAAAACCTATTCCATGACGGGATGGCGTGTTGGATATGCAGTTGGTCCAGAGTCAGTGATTCAACCTATGGTGAAGTTGCAAGAGAACCTTTCTTCTTGTGTAAATTCGGCAGCGCAGCAAGCGTGTATAGAAGCCTTATCCGGTCCGCAATCTGCGGTGGATGAAATGGTTGCCGAGTATAAAAACAGACGTGATCTTTTGGTAAATGGAATTAATGAATTGCCTGGTTTTTCATGTATGGCACCAAAGGGAGCTTTTTACGCCTTTGTCAACATACAAGGTTTGGGGGTAGATTCCGCACGTGCGGCGGAACAAATCTTGGAAGAGATCCAAGTGGTAACAACTCCGGGAAGTGCTTTTGGAAAAGCAGGAGAAGGATACTTGCGTATCTCATTCGCATCCAGTACTGAAGATATTGAAGAGGCACTGAAACGTTTGAAGAAGCATTTCATCTAA
- a CDS encoding bifunctional 4-hydroxy-2-oxoglutarate aldolase/2-dehydro-3-deoxy-phosphogluconate aldolase, which yields MRKHEILKRMLDNQVVGIIRTETAEEAILASEACIRGGMHCLEVTFTVPNAQEIIRTLSKKYKDTDVLIGAGTVLDPETARAALLSGAEFIVSPTFHIEVAKMCNRYSKLYTPGVMTLNEIMTAMDAGVELLKIFPASAMGMKYLKAVKAPLPQALLMPTGGVSLDNAADWLANGADALGIGGQLTVGVKTGDYHAVEETARKFCEIVKQVKIVKEEK from the coding sequence ATGAGAAAGCATGAAATTTTGAAACGAATGTTAGACAATCAAGTGGTTGGGATTATCCGAACCGAAACAGCAGAAGAGGCAATACTGGCTAGTGAGGCTTGTATTCGTGGTGGGATGCATTGTTTGGAAGTCACCTTTACGGTGCCTAATGCTCAGGAGATCATTCGCACACTTTCGAAAAAGTATAAGGATACTGATGTGCTGATTGGAGCAGGAACCGTCTTGGATCCAGAAACAGCAAGAGCTGCCCTTTTAAGCGGTGCGGAGTTTATTGTCAGTCCAACCTTCCATATAGAAGTTGCCAAAATGTGCAATCGATACAGCAAGCTTTATACGCCAGGTGTGATGACTTTGAATGAAATTATGACAGCCATGGATGCAGGCGTTGAACTCTTGAAGATTTTCCCGGCAAGTGCCATGGGGATGAAATATTTAAAAGCGGTGAAAGCACCCTTGCCTCAAGCTTTGCTGATGCCAACGGGTGGTGTATCCTTGGACAATGCAGCAGACTGGCTGGCCAATGGAGCCGACGCTTTAGGCATTGGAGGACAATTGACAGTTGGTGTAAAGACTGGAGATTACCATGCAGTGGAAGAGACTGCTAGAAAGTTTTGTGAAATTGTGAAGCAAGTGAAAATCGTTAAGGAGGAGAAATAA
- a CDS encoding IclR family transcriptional regulator, which translates to MNNTIQSIDRAFEILETLSMESRGMSIKELSERLTLNKSTVHRILATLIAWGYVEKNNEEKRYRLGPKIINLGSVYLNNIELKTEALPYLHKLKDRTSQVVHLGIVENGDVVYLDKIEIFSTIRMYSKIGKRAMCHNTGLGKAMMAFMSEKDVDKILREKGMPKVKENTITDPKVLKEELRLIRSRGWAIDDEENEMGIRCVAVPVYDYTGNVIAAISSTGPLEIYTYEYLEEKVVDLVKDAAYQISLRMGYQG; encoded by the coding sequence ATGAATAATACCATTCAATCAATTGATCGAGCATTTGAGATTTTAGAAACCTTGTCAATGGAATCGCGGGGGATGTCGATTAAGGAACTAAGTGAACGACTAACCTTGAACAAAAGCACGGTTCACAGAATACTGGCGACACTGATTGCCTGGGGATATGTTGAAAAGAACAATGAAGAAAAGCGCTATCGACTGGGTCCTAAAATCATTAATCTGGGCAGCGTATATCTGAACAATATTGAATTGAAAACCGAAGCATTGCCTTATCTGCATAAGTTGAAGGATCGTACGAGTCAGGTGGTTCATCTTGGAATTGTCGAAAATGGGGATGTTGTGTATTTGGATAAGATTGAAATTTTTTCCACGATTCGCATGTATTCGAAAATTGGAAAACGTGCCATGTGCCATAATACAGGATTAGGCAAGGCCATGATGGCATTTATGTCCGAAAAGGATGTCGATAAAATTCTTCGAGAGAAGGGAATGCCAAAGGTGAAAGAAAATACCATTACGGATCCCAAGGTATTAAAGGAAGAGTTACGCTTAATTCGAAGCCGTGGTTGGGCGATTGATGATGAGGAAAATGAGATGGGCATTCGATGTGTAGCAGTTCCGGTTTATGATTATACGGGCAACGTAATTGCTGCTATCAGTTCAACGGGACCCCTGGAGATTTACACCTATGAGTATTTAGAAGAAAAGGTAGTTGACCTGGTTAAGGATGCGGCTTATCAGATTTCATTACGGATGGGTTATCAAGGATAG
- a CDS encoding MMPL family transporter produces MEKKEEVGFIEKLSTIIVDKRTGFILIYMIACIFCLFTRSWVDVNDDITKYLSEDTETRQGLNISEDEFTTYGMASVMVSNITYEKAEQLEEQILMIPGVNSISFDGSAEHFKAASALFSITFDKEKKDQETVEAMDQVSALLEDYDTYVHSEITEDMAADLEKEIKTVLVIAVFIILGVLLFTSKTYMEIPVLVLTFGVAALLNMGTHFIYGEISFISNSIAIILQLALAIDYAIILCHRFTEERQHFEAREAAIQALSKAIPEISSSSLTTISSLMALMFMQFEVGFDMGMVLIKALVFSLLVVFTLMPGLLMIFSGLMDKTVHKNFVPDISIWGAFVGKTRYIIPPIFIVILIGAFYMSNQTNYVFGDSTITTFAQNKTLLAEKKIKTTFGDDNIMAVVIPSGDYEKEAQLLAELESYDMVTETVGLANTEARDGYMVADKLTPRQFAELTDMDIEVAEMLYGAYAVHEETYSKLINGLKDYSVPLIDMFMYLYDQKEEGYVTLDEDLETEINDLYEEMSRGKNQLESEKYTRLLLITDLPEEGEATFDVLEEFHETIDKYYEEAYIVGASTSDQDLATFFAFDNVLISVLSALFVMLILLFTFKSAGLPVLLVLTIQGSIWINFSFPPIMGTNIFFLSYLVVTSIQMGATIDYAIVITSRYMELKKSMGIKEAMTMSLNQAFPTIITSGTILASAGILIGFLSSNYAVGSIGVCLGRGTIISLILVLGVLPQTLLMGDTIIEKTAFVIKRERLISSQSGNMKINGKLQGYVNGYMDANVTGTIRGNVKGFVNVGKEEEEHEEK; encoded by the coding sequence ATGGAAAAGAAAGAAGAAGTTGGATTTATAGAAAAGTTATCCACAATTATTGTGGACAAAAGAACAGGATTTATTCTTATTTATATGATTGCCTGTATTTTTTGCCTTTTTACCCGGTCATGGGTCGATGTTAATGATGATATAACAAAATATCTTTCGGAAGATACAGAAACGAGACAAGGTTTGAATATTTCGGAAGATGAGTTTACGACCTATGGCATGGCAAGTGTTATGGTCAGCAATATCACCTATGAAAAGGCAGAGCAATTAGAAGAACAAATTCTAATGATTCCTGGTGTGAATAGCATTAGCTTTGATGGTAGTGCAGAACATTTTAAAGCGGCGTCAGCTTTGTTCTCGATTACCTTTGATAAGGAAAAAAAGGATCAAGAAACCGTAGAAGCAATGGATCAGGTGAGTGCATTGCTGGAGGATTATGATACCTATGTTCATAGTGAAATCACTGAAGACATGGCTGCAGATTTGGAAAAGGAAATAAAAACGGTTTTGGTTATTGCCGTATTTATTATACTTGGGGTCCTGCTTTTTACATCAAAAACGTATATGGAAATTCCTGTACTTGTATTGACGTTTGGTGTGGCTGCCCTGTTAAATATGGGTACGCATTTTATTTATGGAGAGATCTCCTTTATATCAAATTCCATTGCCATCATCTTGCAATTGGCTCTTGCTATTGATTATGCCATTATTCTATGTCATCGATTTACAGAAGAGAGACAGCATTTTGAGGCAAGGGAAGCAGCGATTCAGGCCCTGTCAAAGGCAATTCCGGAAATCTCATCGAGTAGTTTAACCACGATTTCCAGTCTGATGGCCTTGATGTTTATGCAATTCGAGGTCGGGTTTGACATGGGCATGGTTTTGATTAAGGCCTTGGTTTTTAGTTTGCTTGTGGTCTTTACACTGATGCCGGGACTCTTGATGATCTTCAGTGGTCTGATGGACAAAACCGTTCATAAGAATTTTGTGCCGGACATCTCTATTTGGGGTGCTTTTGTTGGAAAAACAAGATACATTATCCCACCCATTTTTATTGTGATTCTGATCGGTGCTTTTTACATGTCCAATCAGACCAATTATGTATTTGGCGATAGCACCATTACGACCTTTGCACAAAACAAAACATTGCTTGCAGAGAAAAAAATTAAAACTACATTTGGTGACGATAATATTATGGCTGTGGTGATTCCTTCTGGAGACTATGAAAAGGAAGCCCAATTACTTGCAGAGCTAGAGTCTTATGACATGGTGACAGAAACGGTTGGACTAGCCAATACGGAAGCAAGAGATGGTTATATGGTCGCGGATAAGCTTACCCCAAGACAGTTTGCTGAATTGACGGATATGGATATTGAAGTGGCAGAAATGCTCTATGGTGCATATGCTGTTCATGAGGAAACCTATAGTAAATTGATTAATGGTCTTAAAGACTACTCGGTTCCTTTGATTGATATGTTTATGTATCTCTACGATCAAAAGGAAGAGGGCTATGTGACTCTCGATGAGGACTTGGAAACGGAAATTAATGACCTGTATGAAGAGATGTCTCGTGGGAAAAATCAATTGGAAAGTGAAAAGTATACGCGGTTATTATTGATTACGGATTTACCTGAAGAAGGAGAAGCAACCTTTGACGTACTGGAAGAATTTCATGAAACGATTGATAAGTACTATGAGGAAGCTTATATAGTAGGTGCATCAACCAGTGATCAGGATTTGGCTACATTTTTTGCTTTTGATAATGTTCTGATCAGTGTTTTGTCCGCTCTCTTTGTTATGCTTATTCTGCTATTTACCTTTAAATCAGCGGGATTGCCTGTACTCTTGGTGTTAACAATTCAAGGGAGTATATGGATTAACTTTTCTTTTCCACCGATTATGGGAACCAATATTTTCTTTCTGAGTTATTTGGTAGTGACCTCAATCCAAATGGGTGCAACCATTGACTATGCCATCGTTATTACCAGCCGATATATGGAATTAAAGAAAAGCATGGGTATCAAGGAAGCCATGACCATGTCTTTGAACCAGGCTTTTCCTACCATTATCACCTCGGGTACCATACTTGCATCAGCGGGCATTTTGATCGGATTTTTATCATCAAATTATGCCGTTGGGTCTATTGGTGTGTGTCTAGGCCGCGGAACGATCATTTCTTTGATTCTGGTTTTGGGTGTACTGCCACAAACACTTTTGATGGGGGATACAATTATTGAAAAAACAGCATTTGTAATCAAACGTGAGCGGTTGATCAGTAGTCAGTCGGGCAATATGAAAATAAATGGGAAACTACAGGGATACGTAAATGGATATATGGATGCAAATGTGACGGGAACGATTCGGGGAAATGTGAAAGGCTTTGTGAATGTCGGAAAAGAGGAGGAAGAACATGAAGAAAAATAA
- a CDS encoding TetR/AcrR family transcriptional regulator, with the protein MKGDITKDMLCASLKKSLAHKTLDKISIKEITDDCGLNRQTFYYHFENIYQLMDRLLKNEAVSIFLDQGMDLNWQDGLTLLFDYLTANREMCLNALTSVGNQYVYRFFYDELYAIIKNNLEKTKEGHGLNEKEKEQLAKYTVISWGSYIVAWMMGIVKETPEEITDFLIGRIGHDHARG; encoded by the coding sequence ATGAAAGGTGATATAACAAAAGACATGCTCTGTGCATCGTTAAAGAAAAGCCTTGCACATAAGACGCTTGATAAGATCAGTATTAAAGAAATTACAGACGACTGCGGATTAAACCGACAAACTTTTTATTACCATTTCGAAAATATTTACCAATTGATGGACAGACTATTAAAAAATGAGGCCGTTTCAATATTTCTTGATCAAGGTATGGATTTGAATTGGCAAGATGGCTTGACATTGCTTTTTGACTACCTAACGGCTAACCGAGAAATGTGTTTAAACGCGTTGACTTCAGTTGGAAATCAATATGTTTACCGATTCTTCTATGATGAATTGTATGCCATTATTAAAAATAACTTAGAAAAAACAAAAGAAGGCCACGGCCTTAATGAGAAAGAAAAAGAACAACTAGCCAAGTACACCGTCATTTCATGGGGCTCTTATATCGTTGCCTGGATGATGGGAATTGTGAAAGAGACACCAGAAGAGATCACAGACTTTTTAATTGGTCGAATCGGACACGATCATGCAAGAGGATGA
- a CDS encoding MFS transporter translates to MMSARRKKIQSKHYVFLLCWLVYAFAYFARVNISIILPELQHVFGWSTSQIGLIGSGFFWVYGIGHLINGYIGDKVSGKWYIFIGAFLIAISNLLAGFAKSLPLLVIIWAVHGFFQSMIWGPMIRILSNWYEESSRGKVATAISTSMVAGYFLAWGLIGSIMSSWGWKFGFWIPGFTILLYSFLWLSGICDSPNQQRTFTPHSLQAESNAHAISLRKLMKKNNLHYIILACVSKGIVKEGITLWGPLLIMEKQGMKIGSSYLLILMIPVMNLIGILLTGWLANKLNNNDSLIISISFATAGLACCGLLFFDHNSVLLSVILLGIASAMLHGANTILMGSIPMKFKKYNRTSAIAGILDSISYIAAGISITISGVLIDQNGWNGVLLFWLIALSGGIYAMVKYNQAEKKSALLIPAIKPNPSL, encoded by the coding sequence ATGATGAGTGCTAGAAGAAAAAAAATACAATCCAAACACTATGTTTTCCTCTTATGCTGGCTAGTTTATGCTTTCGCTTATTTTGCTCGCGTAAACATTTCAATTATCTTGCCTGAATTGCAACATGTTTTTGGTTGGAGCACAAGTCAAATCGGTTTGATCGGTAGTGGGTTTTTTTGGGTTTATGGCATTGGTCATTTGATCAATGGCTACATTGGCGACAAGGTTTCAGGCAAATGGTATATATTTATTGGCGCCTTCCTCATCGCAATATCCAACCTTTTGGCTGGCTTTGCTAAAAGCCTCCCCTTGCTCGTGATCATCTGGGCTGTTCACGGATTTTTCCAATCCATGATATGGGGACCCATGATCCGAATCCTAAGCAATTGGTATGAAGAAAGCTCTCGGGGAAAAGTAGCGACTGCCATATCAACATCAATGGTTGCTGGCTATTTTCTAGCTTGGGGATTAATCGGATCCATCATGTCTAGCTGGGGATGGAAATTTGGTTTTTGGATACCTGGATTCACCATATTGCTCTACTCTTTTTTATGGTTAAGTGGCATTTGCGATTCACCGAATCAACAAAGAACATTCACACCTCATTCCCTGCAAGCAGAAAGTAATGCACATGCAATTTCCTTGCGCAAATTAATGAAAAAAAACAATCTTCACTATATTATCCTCGCATGTGTTTCAAAAGGGATTGTCAAAGAAGGTATCACCCTATGGGGACCCCTTTTAATCATGGAAAAACAAGGCATGAAAATAGGATCAAGCTACCTTTTAATCCTCATGATCCCAGTGATGAACCTAATCGGCATCCTCTTAACCGGTTGGTTGGCGAATAAACTCAACAACAATGATTCCTTGATTATCTCTATCTCCTTTGCCACAGCAGGCTTGGCTTGTTGCGGTTTACTATTTTTCGACCATAACAGTGTGCTCCTCAGTGTAATCCTCTTAGGCATCGCCTCTGCGATGCTACATGGTGCAAATACGATCCTTATGGGTTCAATTCCTATGAAATTCAAAAAATACAACCGTACCTCAGCCATAGCAGGTATTCTTGATTCCATTTCATATATAGCAGCAGGCATTTCAATCACCATCTCTGGTGTCCTCATCGACCAAAATGGTTGGAATGGCGTCTTGTTGTTCTGGCTTATCGCTCTTTCTGGCGGCATTTACGCAATGGTTAAATACAATCAAGCTGAAAAAAAATCAGCTCTTCTGATCCCTGCCATTAAACCAAATCCTAGCCTATAA
- a CDS encoding CehA/McbA family metallohydrolase has translation MDNYNFFDENKRKYKANLHSHSTRSDGLLNREEMVKAYREQGYSILAFTDHELYTNTKVFDREDFIVLPGIERSITPDAYETFHLLGIGDPRDDRLYAHDERIPVPKFKDLSDVQTVIDEMKGRGNLVGLNHPYWSCSLMSNVLNLQGYDFLEVYNQNCDCGTGVGNSEVYWENLLWNQRIINAIATDDNHNSHRYNPGITMWDSFGGWIMVEADELRRESVFDALKSGKFYSSSGPVIHNYGIRNGKIYVTCQGCKTIIFKCYPRRGYSVHADETLLTEAEYELRGGEELVRIICIDENGKKAWTNPLLLK, from the coding sequence ATGGACAATTATAATTTCTTTGATGAAAATAAGAGAAAGTATAAGGCAAATCTTCATTCTCATTCAACAAGATCCGATGGATTGTTGAATCGAGAGGAGATGGTGAAAGCCTATCGAGAACAAGGCTATTCGATTTTAGCTTTTACCGATCACGAACTGTATACGAATACAAAAGTCTTTGATCGAGAGGACTTTATTGTTTTGCCCGGTATTGAGAGGAGTATTACGCCGGATGCGTATGAAACCTTTCATCTCCTTGGAATTGGAGATCCAAGAGATGACCGTTTATATGCCCATGATGAACGAATTCCAGTGCCAAAATTCAAGGACCTTTCAGATGTTCAAACGGTGATTGATGAAATGAAAGGCAGAGGCAATCTGGTTGGACTTAATCATCCATATTGGTCATGCTCGCTTATGTCAAATGTTCTGAATCTACAAGGGTATGATTTTTTAGAAGTGTATAATCAAAATTGCGACTGCGGAACGGGTGTGGGCAATAGTGAGGTTTATTGGGAAAACTTGTTATGGAATCAAAGGATCATCAATGCAATTGCGACGGATGACAATCATAACTCACATCGATACAATCCAGGGATTACCATGTGGGACAGTTTTGGTGGCTGGATCATGGTTGAGGCGGATGAACTAAGAAGAGAAAGTGTTTTTGACGCATTAAAAAGCGGAAAATTTTATTCATCATCCGGACCGGTCATCCACAATTATGGGATCAGGAATGGGAAGATCTATGTAACTTGCCAAGGGTGCAAAACAATTATCTTTAAGTGTTATCCGCGGAGAGGGTATTCAGTTCATGCGGATGAGACCTTGCTTACAGAGGCGGAGTATGAATTAAGAGGGGGAGAAGAACTTGTCAGAATCATTTGTATAGATGAGAATGGCAAAAAAGCATGGACCAATCCTTTGCTTTTAAAATAA